Sequence from the Nitrospiria bacterium genome:
ACCCCTCCAAAGCTACTTCTTGCCCGGGGATATAATCCTCAACGAGGATTTCATCCGCTGATTCGCCACCCAAGGACTTCACCTCAGGGTCCTTCAGGATGCTTTTAATTCTGTGAAAAGCCTGTTTAAATTCCTTCGGATGGTTGGCTCGGATTACCCCACGGCTGGCTGCTAAAAAGGTCGGTTTCAGAACACAGGGAAAATTAACCTGTGAACTCAATTGTTCAGGATTTTTATGGATAGAAAAAAGGTGAAATTCGGGGGAGGGCAATCCCGCTTTGAAAATTTTTTCCCTCATTCGGAATTTATTTCGAATGGAAAAAATGGATTCAAGAGAATTATGAGGAAGACCAAGGACAGAAGATGCCTTAGCGGCTAAGACCAAGGTCTCATCGTCAACCGAGACAATCGCTTCTAAAGCATGTTCCTTCGCATAGTCAACAATTTGCTGTGTTCCTATTTCAGTGTCTCGAAAATTAAGGGTGAGGGTTCCCCCGTGGGAGTAATCCTCCAAAACCTGGCGTCGATTGGAGCCCACCACGACTTCAACCCCAATCCGCCGCGCGGCCATAAGGAAAGGGTGGGTCTTATAGGATGTGCTTGGTATGAGGAGTAAAAGCCTCCGCATCACTGAAGGGAGGGAAAAGAAAAGTTTGGTTTATTTGCTGGGCTGGTAGTAAGGATTGCTACCACCCGCATGATCGGTGATATCTAAGACGCCTTTGATGGCAGGAACGCTTTCTTTAATCATAACCTCAATTCCCTGTTTCAAGGTCACATCCACCATCCCGCAACCCTGGCAACCACCCCCCAGGCGAAGATAAGCCATTCCGTCTTTCACATCAACCAGTGTTACATTTCCTCCATGGGAAGCCACACCCGGGTTGATTTTTTCAATAATAACCTTTTGAACCGCTTGGGCCTCTGGGGTGGAAAGGTCAGGTGTTGGAAGTTCGGGTGCTGCCGGGGTGGTAATTTTAAACCCGCTTCCATTCAAATTACTGACATAATCAACGGTTGCCTCTTCCAGAAAAGGCACACTTTTCGCGTCAATTAAAAGATTAAAACCCCCGCCATCTACAACTGCATCGTTTGGCTCTTTCTTTGCTTCTTCATCAAACATCAGGCCATACTGAACGTTAACCGTTCCCCCGTTCTTTACGGTCACCCGAAGGGCCTGCCTCTCACGCTTTTCGGCTTCCATGGCCGCAAGGACTTTTTCCCTAGCGATTTCAGTTATTTTGATCATCTTAACCTCCTAGAATCTTGGTATGGAAAAAGGAAAAGGATACATTAAAACTTGATTTCAATCAACATTATGCCCCTTTTTTACACCCAATGCAAGGTCAAAACTTATTTTTTGCACCTTTCAAGCTCCTATTCGGGATTAAAAAGAAAAAAATTAGATAGAAGTAAAGCTTACTCTTTTTTCCACTCCGATGGCGAAAAAGCCTTTAAAGACAGGGCGTGAATCTCCTCTTCCATTTCTTTTTCAAGGGCACAAAAAACCATGCGGTTACGATCTAAAAGGTTCACCCCCTCAAACTGTTCCGAAACCACGATCATATTAAAATGCCCTTTTCCGGAAACCGCCCCCGCATGCCCCGCATGCCGCCAGGTTTCATCCTCAATTTCCAGATGCTTGGGGAAAAATTTTTCTTTTACGATCCCCTCAATTTTTCCTTTTGTTCTTTTAGAACTCTCACTCACAATCAGACTCCTGAACTTGAAATTAGTTTATTGAAAAGAAAATCGCTTGAATTTTTCCTCATTTTTTTCTACTTCAAAAAATAATAGCTACTCATTCTTTTCCCCGCGGGCTCTCAAAAAAAAGTATTTCCACCCTAATATTACGAATATAATAAAACAAAAAATAAATCATTGCAATGTTGATTCCTAAGGAATATCTGGTTTTTTTCCTTCCCCGAAGAAAAAAAATTTTAAATGCCTGAAACTTTTTATTGAGGAAAAGAGTTCTCTTGAAAAGAAAATCTTTTTCCCGCCATGAACCTTAATTTTAAATTTTAAGGGGTGAGGCTTTAGGGAATTTTTTAATTGGATAATTCTCCCAAATGATGGATCCCCTCTTTACAATACCCCAACGGCAACCACGGGC
This genomic interval carries:
- a CDS encoding iron-sulfur cluster assembly accessory protein, with the translated sequence MIKITEIAREKVLAAMEAEKRERQALRVTVKNGGTVNVQYGLMFDEEAKKEPNDAVVDGGGFNLLIDAKSVPFLEEATVDYVSNLNGSGFKITTPAAPELPTPDLSTPEAQAVQKVIIEKINPGVASHGGNVTLVDVKDGMAYLRLGGGCQGCGMVDVTLKQGIEVMIKESVPAIKGVLDITDHAGGSNPYYQPSK
- a CDS encoding BolA family protein, which encodes MSESSKRTKGKIEGIVKEKFFPKHLEIEDETWRHAGHAGAVSGKGHFNMIVVSEQFEGVNLLDRNRMVFCALEKEMEEEIHALSLKAFSPSEWKKE